In the Peromyscus maniculatus bairdii isolate BWxNUB_F1_BW_parent chromosome 20, HU_Pman_BW_mat_3.1, whole genome shotgun sequence genome, one interval contains:
- the Rhpn1 gene encoding rhophilin-1 isoform X5 gives MTRAPARTAPGCRTTAASGCDSLNQNQPSQLQSHRARLHQQISKELRMRTGAENLYSESVTIPMIPLGLKETKELDWATPLKELISEHFGEDSASYETEIQELEDLRQATRTPSRDEEGLDLLAAYYGQLCFLDARFFSPARSPRLLFHWYDSLTGVPAQQRALAFEKGSVLFNIGALHTQIGARQDCSCTEGTSHATEAFQRAAGAFRLLRENFSHAPSPDMSAASLSMLEQLMVAQAQECIFRGLLLTASSDTPNNSPAQLQLAQEAAQVAAEYGLVHRAMAQPPVRDYLPASWTNLAHVKAEHFCALAHYHAATALCEGSSADKDELSRREQVFQPSTAGDPQGPTLPQHPEERRKLAKAHLKRAILGQEEALRLHTLCRVLRKVDLLQVVVTQALRRSLAKYSELEREDDFFEAVEAPDIQPKTHQAPEVRVPSLSQMKVTDFFHRLGPLSVFSTKNRWRLVGPVHMTPGEGGFGFTLRGDSPVLIAAVAPGGQAESAGLKEGDYIVSVNGRPCKRWKHVEVVAQLRGVGEEGVSLQVVSMLPSPEPRSTGPRRPALLWSQRECGFETPMPARARPWPLLGWSRKTKQSKTGSHPDPCTNRNCVTCP, from the exons ATGACCCGGGCGCCGGCGAGGACAGCGCCCGGCTGCAGGACGACAGCAGCATCC GGCTGTGACTCCTTGAATCAGAACCAGCCCAGCCAGCTGCAGAGCCACAGGGCTCGGCTCCATCAGCAGATCAGCAAGGAGCTGCGGATGCGGACGGGTGCCGAAAACCTCTACAG TGAAAGTGTTACCATTCCCATGATCCCCCTGGGCCTGAAGGAAACCAAGGAGTTGGACTGGGCCACACCCCTGAAG GAGCTGATCTCGGAGCACTTTGGGGAGGACAGTGCCTCCTATGAGACAGAGATCCAGGAACTAGAGGACCTGCGGCAG GCCACAAGGACTCCCAGCAGGGATGAGGAGGGCCTGGATCTGCTGGCAGCCTACTACGgccagctctgcttcctggatgcacGTTTCTTCAGCCCTGCCAGGAGCCCAAGGCTTCTCTTCCACTG GTACGACTCGCTCACGGGGGTCCCGGCACAGCAGCGGGCTCTGGCCTTCGAGAAGGGCAGTGTACTGTTTAACATTGGGGCACTCCACACGCAGATCGGAGCGCGGCAGGACTGCTCCTGCACCGAGGGCACCAGCCATGCCACTGAGGCTTTCCAGAGGGCTGCTG GGGCCTTCAGACTCCTGAGGGAGAACTTCTCCCACGCGCCGAGCCCAGACATGAGCGCCGCATCTCTCTCCATGCTGGAGCAGCTCATGGTGGCGCAGGCCCAGGAATGCATCTTCAGGGGCCTTTTGCTGACAGCCTCCTCCGACACACCTAACAACAGTCCAGCTCAGCTGCAGTTGGCCCAGGAAGCCGCCCAG GTAGCAGCTGAGTATGGGCTGGTGCACCGAGCCATGGCCCAGCCGCCTGTCCGAGACTACCTGCCCGCCTCCTGGACCAACCTGGCACACGTCAAGGCTGAGCACTTCTGCGCCCTGGCCCACTACCACGCAGCCACGGCCCTCTGCGAAGGCTCCT CAGCAGACAAGGACGAACTCTCAAGGCGGGAGCAAGTCTTCCAGCCCTCGACTGCCGGTGACCCCCAAGGTCCCACGCTGCCACAGCACCCGGAGGAGCGCAGGAAGCTTG CCAAGGCCCACCTGAAGCGCGCCATCCTGGGCCAGGAGGAGGCGCTGCGGCTTCACACTCTGTGCCGGGTCCTGCGGAAGGTGGACCTGCTCCAGGTCGTGGTGACTCAGGCACTGCGGCGCTCGCTGGCCAAGTACTCAGAGCTCGAGCGTGAGGATGACTTCTTCGAGGCCGTGGAGGCCCCCGACATCCAGC CCAAGACCCACCAAGCCCCGGAGGTGAGAGTGCCCAGCCTGTCCCAGATGAAGGTGACGGACTTCTTCCATCGGCTG GGTCCCCTGTCCGTGTTCTCAACCAAGAACCGGTGGCGGTTGGTAGGGCCGGTGCACATGACTCCGGGAGAGGGCGGCTTTGGTTTCACACTGCGGGGAGACTCGCCCGTCCTCATCGCCGCCGTTGCTCCTGGGGGTCAGGCTGAG TCCGCCGGCCTGAAGGAGGGTGACTACATCGTGTCCGTGAACGGGCGGCCTTGCAAGCGGTGGAAACACGTGGAGGTGGTGGCGCAGCTGAGGGGCGTGGGCGAGGAAGGCGTGAGCCTGCAGGTCGTGTCCATGCTGCCCAGCCCTGAGCCACGTAGCACG GGACCCCGACGACCAGCACTGCTGTGGAGCCAGAGGGAGTGTGGTTTTGAGACGCCAATGCCTGCACGTGCCCGGCCCTGGCCCCTCCTTGGCTGGAGCCGGAAGACCAAACAGAGCAAGACTGGGAGCCACCCCGACCCCTGCACCAACAGGAACTGTGTTACCTGTCCCTGA
- the Rhpn1 gene encoding rhophilin-1 isoform X8, with translation MWTSRRGGRHHIHNESVTIPMIPLGLKETKELDWATPLKELISEHFGEDSASYETEIQELEDLRQATRTPSRDEEGLDLLAAYYGQLCFLDARFFSPARSPRLLFHWYDSLTGVPAQQRALAFEKGSVLFNIGALHTQIGARQDCSCTEGTSHATEAFQRAAGAFRLLRENFSHAPSPDMSAASLSMLEQLMVAQAQECIFRGLLLTASSDTPNNSPAQLQLAQEAAQVAAEYGLVHRAMAQPPVRDYLPASWTNLAHVKAEHFCALAHYHAATALCEGSSDKDELSRREQVFQPSTAGDPQGPTLPQHPEERRKLAKAHLKRAILGQEEALRLHTLCRVLRKVDLLQVVVTQALRRSLAKYSELEREDDFFEAVEAPDIQPKTHQAPEVRVPSLSQMKVTDFFHRLGPLSVFSTKNRWRLVGPVHMTPGEGGFGFTLRGDSPVLIAAVAPGGQAESAGLKEGDYIVSVNGRPCKRWKHVEVVAQLRGVGEEGVSLQVVSMLPSPEPRSTGPRRPALLWSQRECGFETPMPARARPWPLLGWSRKTKQSKTGSHPDPCTNRNCVTCP, from the exons ATGTGGACCAGCCGGAGGGGTGGGAGACACCATATACATAA TGAAAGTGTTACCATTCCCATGATCCCCCTGGGCCTGAAGGAAACCAAGGAGTTGGACTGGGCCACACCCCTGAAG GAGCTGATCTCGGAGCACTTTGGGGAGGACAGTGCCTCCTATGAGACAGAGATCCAGGAACTAGAGGACCTGCGGCAG GCCACAAGGACTCCCAGCAGGGATGAGGAGGGCCTGGATCTGCTGGCAGCCTACTACGgccagctctgcttcctggatgcacGTTTCTTCAGCCCTGCCAGGAGCCCAAGGCTTCTCTTCCACTG GTACGACTCGCTCACGGGGGTCCCGGCACAGCAGCGGGCTCTGGCCTTCGAGAAGGGCAGTGTACTGTTTAACATTGGGGCACTCCACACGCAGATCGGAGCGCGGCAGGACTGCTCCTGCACCGAGGGCACCAGCCATGCCACTGAGGCTTTCCAGAGGGCTGCTG GGGCCTTCAGACTCCTGAGGGAGAACTTCTCCCACGCGCCGAGCCCAGACATGAGCGCCGCATCTCTCTCCATGCTGGAGCAGCTCATGGTGGCGCAGGCCCAGGAATGCATCTTCAGGGGCCTTTTGCTGACAGCCTCCTCCGACACACCTAACAACAGTCCAGCTCAGCTGCAGTTGGCCCAGGAAGCCGCCCAG GTAGCAGCTGAGTATGGGCTGGTGCACCGAGCCATGGCCCAGCCGCCTGTCCGAGACTACCTGCCCGCCTCCTGGACCAACCTGGCACACGTCAAGGCTGAGCACTTCTGCGCCCTGGCCCACTACCACGCAGCCACGGCCCTCTGCGAAGGCTCCT CAGACAAGGACGAACTCTCAAGGCGGGAGCAAGTCTTCCAGCCCTCGACTGCCGGTGACCCCCAAGGTCCCACGCTGCCACAGCACCCGGAGGAGCGCAGGAAGCTTG CCAAGGCCCACCTGAAGCGCGCCATCCTGGGCCAGGAGGAGGCGCTGCGGCTTCACACTCTGTGCCGGGTCCTGCGGAAGGTGGACCTGCTCCAGGTCGTGGTGACTCAGGCACTGCGGCGCTCGCTGGCCAAGTACTCAGAGCTCGAGCGTGAGGATGACTTCTTCGAGGCCGTGGAGGCCCCCGACATCCAGC CCAAGACCCACCAAGCCCCGGAGGTGAGAGTGCCCAGCCTGTCCCAGATGAAGGTGACGGACTTCTTCCATCGGCTG GGTCCCCTGTCCGTGTTCTCAACCAAGAACCGGTGGCGGTTGGTAGGGCCGGTGCACATGACTCCGGGAGAGGGCGGCTTTGGTTTCACACTGCGGGGAGACTCGCCCGTCCTCATCGCCGCCGTTGCTCCTGGGGGTCAGGCTGAG TCCGCCGGCCTGAAGGAGGGTGACTACATCGTGTCCGTGAACGGGCGGCCTTGCAAGCGGTGGAAACACGTGGAGGTGGTGGCGCAGCTGAGGGGCGTGGGCGAGGAAGGCGTGAGCCTGCAGGTCGTGTCCATGCTGCCCAGCCCTGAGCCACGTAGCACG GGACCCCGACGACCAGCACTGCTGTGGAGCCAGAGGGAGTGTGGTTTTGAGACGCCAATGCCTGCACGTGCCCGGCCCTGGCCCCTCCTTGGCTGGAGCCGGAAGACCAAACAGAGCAAGACTGGGAGCCACCCCGACCCCTGCACCAACAGGAACTGTGTTACCTGTCCCTGA
- the Rhpn1 gene encoding rhophilin-1 isoform X7 has protein sequence MWTSRRGGRHHIHNESVTIPMIPLGLKETKELDWATPLKELISEHFGEDSASYETEIQELEDLRQATRTPSRDEEGLDLLAAYYGQLCFLDARFFSPARSPRLLFHWYDSLTGVPAQQRALAFEKGSVLFNIGALHTQIGARQDCSCTEGTSHATEAFQRAAGAFRLLRENFSHAPSPDMSAASLSMLEQLMVAQAQECIFRGLLLTASSDTPNNSPAQLQLAQEAAQVAAEYGLVHRAMAQPPVRDYLPASWTNLAHVKAEHFCALAHYHAATALCEGSSADKDELSRREQVFQPSTAGDPQGPTLPQHPEERRKLAKAHLKRAILGQEEALRLHTLCRVLRKVDLLQVVVTQALRRSLAKYSELEREDDFFEAVEAPDIQPKTHQAPEVRVPSLSQMKVTDFFHRLGPLSVFSTKNRWRLVGPVHMTPGEGGFGFTLRGDSPVLIAAVAPGGQAESAGLKEGDYIVSVNGRPCKRWKHVEVVAQLRGVGEEGVSLQVVSMLPSPEPRSTGPRRPALLWSQRECGFETPMPARARPWPLLGWSRKTKQSKTGSHPDPCTNRNCVTCP, from the exons ATGTGGACCAGCCGGAGGGGTGGGAGACACCATATACATAA TGAAAGTGTTACCATTCCCATGATCCCCCTGGGCCTGAAGGAAACCAAGGAGTTGGACTGGGCCACACCCCTGAAG GAGCTGATCTCGGAGCACTTTGGGGAGGACAGTGCCTCCTATGAGACAGAGATCCAGGAACTAGAGGACCTGCGGCAG GCCACAAGGACTCCCAGCAGGGATGAGGAGGGCCTGGATCTGCTGGCAGCCTACTACGgccagctctgcttcctggatgcacGTTTCTTCAGCCCTGCCAGGAGCCCAAGGCTTCTCTTCCACTG GTACGACTCGCTCACGGGGGTCCCGGCACAGCAGCGGGCTCTGGCCTTCGAGAAGGGCAGTGTACTGTTTAACATTGGGGCACTCCACACGCAGATCGGAGCGCGGCAGGACTGCTCCTGCACCGAGGGCACCAGCCATGCCACTGAGGCTTTCCAGAGGGCTGCTG GGGCCTTCAGACTCCTGAGGGAGAACTTCTCCCACGCGCCGAGCCCAGACATGAGCGCCGCATCTCTCTCCATGCTGGAGCAGCTCATGGTGGCGCAGGCCCAGGAATGCATCTTCAGGGGCCTTTTGCTGACAGCCTCCTCCGACACACCTAACAACAGTCCAGCTCAGCTGCAGTTGGCCCAGGAAGCCGCCCAG GTAGCAGCTGAGTATGGGCTGGTGCACCGAGCCATGGCCCAGCCGCCTGTCCGAGACTACCTGCCCGCCTCCTGGACCAACCTGGCACACGTCAAGGCTGAGCACTTCTGCGCCCTGGCCCACTACCACGCAGCCACGGCCCTCTGCGAAGGCTCCT CAGCAGACAAGGACGAACTCTCAAGGCGGGAGCAAGTCTTCCAGCCCTCGACTGCCGGTGACCCCCAAGGTCCCACGCTGCCACAGCACCCGGAGGAGCGCAGGAAGCTTG CCAAGGCCCACCTGAAGCGCGCCATCCTGGGCCAGGAGGAGGCGCTGCGGCTTCACACTCTGTGCCGGGTCCTGCGGAAGGTGGACCTGCTCCAGGTCGTGGTGACTCAGGCACTGCGGCGCTCGCTGGCCAAGTACTCAGAGCTCGAGCGTGAGGATGACTTCTTCGAGGCCGTGGAGGCCCCCGACATCCAGC CCAAGACCCACCAAGCCCCGGAGGTGAGAGTGCCCAGCCTGTCCCAGATGAAGGTGACGGACTTCTTCCATCGGCTG GGTCCCCTGTCCGTGTTCTCAACCAAGAACCGGTGGCGGTTGGTAGGGCCGGTGCACATGACTCCGGGAGAGGGCGGCTTTGGTTTCACACTGCGGGGAGACTCGCCCGTCCTCATCGCCGCCGTTGCTCCTGGGGGTCAGGCTGAG TCCGCCGGCCTGAAGGAGGGTGACTACATCGTGTCCGTGAACGGGCGGCCTTGCAAGCGGTGGAAACACGTGGAGGTGGTGGCGCAGCTGAGGGGCGTGGGCGAGGAAGGCGTGAGCCTGCAGGTCGTGTCCATGCTGCCCAGCCCTGAGCCACGTAGCACG GGACCCCGACGACCAGCACTGCTGTGGAGCCAGAGGGAGTGTGGTTTTGAGACGCCAATGCCTGCACGTGCCCGGCCCTGGCCCCTCCTTGGCTGGAGCCGGAAGACCAAACAGAGCAAGACTGGGAGCCACCCCGACCCCTGCACCAACAGGAACTGTGTTACCTGTCCCTGA
- the Rhpn1 gene encoding rhophilin-1 isoform X6, protein MWTSRRGGRHHIHKCGGESVTIPMIPLGLKETKELDWATPLKELISEHFGEDSASYETEIQELEDLRQATRTPSRDEEGLDLLAAYYGQLCFLDARFFSPARSPRLLFHWYDSLTGVPAQQRALAFEKGSVLFNIGALHTQIGARQDCSCTEGTSHATEAFQRAAGAFRLLRENFSHAPSPDMSAASLSMLEQLMVAQAQECIFRGLLLTASSDTPNNSPAQLQLAQEAAQVAAEYGLVHRAMAQPPVRDYLPASWTNLAHVKAEHFCALAHYHAATALCEGSSADKDELSRREQVFQPSTAGDPQGPTLPQHPEERRKLAKAHLKRAILGQEEALRLHTLCRVLRKVDLLQVVVTQALRRSLAKYSELEREDDFFEAVEAPDIQPKTHQAPEVRVPSLSQMKVTDFFHRLGPLSVFSTKNRWRLVGPVHMTPGEGGFGFTLRGDSPVLIAAVAPGGQAESAGLKEGDYIVSVNGRPCKRWKHVEVVAQLRGVGEEGVSLQVVSMLPSPEPRSTGPRRPALLWSQRECGFETPMPARARPWPLLGWSRKTKQSKTGSHPDPCTNRNCVTCP, encoded by the exons ATGTGGACCAGCCGGAGGGGTGGGAGACACCATATACATAAGTGTGGAGG TGAAAGTGTTACCATTCCCATGATCCCCCTGGGCCTGAAGGAAACCAAGGAGTTGGACTGGGCCACACCCCTGAAG GAGCTGATCTCGGAGCACTTTGGGGAGGACAGTGCCTCCTATGAGACAGAGATCCAGGAACTAGAGGACCTGCGGCAG GCCACAAGGACTCCCAGCAGGGATGAGGAGGGCCTGGATCTGCTGGCAGCCTACTACGgccagctctgcttcctggatgcacGTTTCTTCAGCCCTGCCAGGAGCCCAAGGCTTCTCTTCCACTG GTACGACTCGCTCACGGGGGTCCCGGCACAGCAGCGGGCTCTGGCCTTCGAGAAGGGCAGTGTACTGTTTAACATTGGGGCACTCCACACGCAGATCGGAGCGCGGCAGGACTGCTCCTGCACCGAGGGCACCAGCCATGCCACTGAGGCTTTCCAGAGGGCTGCTG GGGCCTTCAGACTCCTGAGGGAGAACTTCTCCCACGCGCCGAGCCCAGACATGAGCGCCGCATCTCTCTCCATGCTGGAGCAGCTCATGGTGGCGCAGGCCCAGGAATGCATCTTCAGGGGCCTTTTGCTGACAGCCTCCTCCGACACACCTAACAACAGTCCAGCTCAGCTGCAGTTGGCCCAGGAAGCCGCCCAG GTAGCAGCTGAGTATGGGCTGGTGCACCGAGCCATGGCCCAGCCGCCTGTCCGAGACTACCTGCCCGCCTCCTGGACCAACCTGGCACACGTCAAGGCTGAGCACTTCTGCGCCCTGGCCCACTACCACGCAGCCACGGCCCTCTGCGAAGGCTCCT CAGCAGACAAGGACGAACTCTCAAGGCGGGAGCAAGTCTTCCAGCCCTCGACTGCCGGTGACCCCCAAGGTCCCACGCTGCCACAGCACCCGGAGGAGCGCAGGAAGCTTG CCAAGGCCCACCTGAAGCGCGCCATCCTGGGCCAGGAGGAGGCGCTGCGGCTTCACACTCTGTGCCGGGTCCTGCGGAAGGTGGACCTGCTCCAGGTCGTGGTGACTCAGGCACTGCGGCGCTCGCTGGCCAAGTACTCAGAGCTCGAGCGTGAGGATGACTTCTTCGAGGCCGTGGAGGCCCCCGACATCCAGC CCAAGACCCACCAAGCCCCGGAGGTGAGAGTGCCCAGCCTGTCCCAGATGAAGGTGACGGACTTCTTCCATCGGCTG GGTCCCCTGTCCGTGTTCTCAACCAAGAACCGGTGGCGGTTGGTAGGGCCGGTGCACATGACTCCGGGAGAGGGCGGCTTTGGTTTCACACTGCGGGGAGACTCGCCCGTCCTCATCGCCGCCGTTGCTCCTGGGGGTCAGGCTGAG TCCGCCGGCCTGAAGGAGGGTGACTACATCGTGTCCGTGAACGGGCGGCCTTGCAAGCGGTGGAAACACGTGGAGGTGGTGGCGCAGCTGAGGGGCGTGGGCGAGGAAGGCGTGAGCCTGCAGGTCGTGTCCATGCTGCCCAGCCCTGAGCCACGTAGCACG GGACCCCGACGACCAGCACTGCTGTGGAGCCAGAGGGAGTGTGGTTTTGAGACGCCAATGCCTGCACGTGCCCGGCCCTGGCCCCTCCTTGGCTGGAGCCGGAAGACCAAACAGAGCAAGACTGGGAGCCACCCCGACCCCTGCACCAACAGGAACTGTGTTACCTGTCCCTGA